In a single window of the Coprothermobacter proteolyticus DSM 5265 genome:
- the rsmG gene encoding 16S rRNA (guanine(527)-N(7))-methyltransferase RsmG, with the protein MSQEEHLKQFASKLWLTDYLHGYRTPEDLWTFGIEDSLAVLNHVELRGRVLDIGPGGGLPGIVLAIVLRDVQFTLVDSSQKSCKFLTEITSALGLTNVQVLHERIEDFGKVHREEYDFAISRAVAEIRILAEYVAAPLKVGGMAVLWKGPSWVEELRTAQNALAKLRLAFKENHDYFLDDRFRTLVVLSKEAPTPHGFPRKAGIPEKRPL; encoded by the coding sequence ATGAGTCAGGAGGAACACCTTAAACAGTTTGCTTCAAAGCTTTGGTTAACAGATTATTTACATGGTTACCGGACTCCAGAGGATTTGTGGACTTTCGGTATCGAAGACAGTTTAGCTGTGTTAAATCACGTGGAGCTTCGTGGTAGGGTTCTAGACATTGGACCAGGAGGCGGTTTACCCGGAATCGTATTGGCAATCGTATTAAGAGATGTGCAATTCACTTTGGTGGACAGCTCGCAAAAATCTTGTAAATTCTTGACGGAAATCACATCTGCTCTCGGATTAACAAATGTACAGGTCTTGCATGAGCGCATAGAAGATTTCGGAAAAGTTCATCGTGAGGAGTACGACTTTGCCATTAGCAGGGCTGTGGCAGAGATCAGAATTTTGGCAGAATACGTGGCTGCACCTTTGAAGGTTGGCGGCATGGCAGTGCTTTGGAAGGGTCCGTCTTGGGTTGAGGAGCTACGCACTGCACAGAATGCCTTGGCTAAGTTGAGATTGGCCTTCAAAGAAAATCATGATTATTTTTTGGATGACCGTTTTAGAACTCTTGTAGTGCTTAGTAAAGAAGCTCCAACTCCACAT